The following are encoded together in the Arcobacter aquimarinus genome:
- a CDS encoding response regulator transcription factor, whose amino-acid sequence MQDILKTLKILIVEDEKRLAQLLKEAISDSFYKVVIAKDGVEGLKKYKTFKPDIIITDIMMPKLDGLDMTIKIKEIDSTIPIIILSAHSDKEKLLKAIDVGINKYFIKPFDPDEVIEHIKKLSTKIEKQKISILKDDFVFDNNSFSLHKNELLINLTKREKEFIYLLIKNKNSIVKTQTIKTSLWNEEVNDERLRTFIKRLRLKTSKDLIENISGQGYLISVLNS is encoded by the coding sequence ATGCAAGATATATTAAAAACTCTAAAAATCTTAATAGTTGAAGATGAAAAAAGGTTAGCCCAACTTTTAAAAGAGGCTATAAGTGATTCATTTTACAAAGTAGTTATTGCAAAAGATGGAGTTGAGGGTCTTAAAAAATATAAAACTTTTAAACCTGATATTATAATCACTGATATTATGATGCCAAAACTTGATGGTTTGGACATGACTATAAAAATCAAAGAGATTGATTCTACTATTCCAATTATTATATTGAGTGCACACTCAGATAAAGAAAAACTTCTAAAAGCTATAGATGTTGGTATAAATAAATATTTTATCAAACCTTTTGACCCAGATGAGGTAATAGAACATATAAAAAAGCTCTCAACAAAAATAGAAAAACAAAAGATTTCAATATTAAAAGATGATTTTGTTTTTGATAACAATAGCTTTTCTTTACATAAAAATGAACTATTAATAAATCTAACAAAAAGGGAAAAAGAGTTTATATATCTTCTTATAAAAAACAAAAACTCAATAGTTAAAACCCAAACTATAAAAACTTCTCTTTGGAATGAAGAGGTAAATGATGAAAGATTAAGAACTTTTATAAAACGATTACGTCTAAAAACTTCTAAAGATTTGATAGAAAATATTTCAGGACAAGGTTATTTAATTTCTGTATTGAATAGTTAG
- a CDS encoding anaerobic ribonucleoside-triphosphate reductase activating protein: MNINKELNLLNQKLIYDFTKFTTTDYVGQISCIIWFIKCNFRCLYCYNNSLVYTKKGNYSFSEILEFLKSRVGLLDAVVLSGGEASLYDLEIFCKKIKELGFKIKLDTNGTNLNLVKNLTKKGLVDFIAIDFKAPKYKFFQITATNFYEKVIVTIKYLIKIGFDFELRTTINTRLLDEKDINDMIKTISCLDYKGIYYLQNFIETSSNIGNIKKSRAIDKSLIDSKNLTIQYRN, translated from the coding sequence GTGAACATAAACAAAGAGTTAAATTTACTGAATCAAAAACTAATTTATGATTTTACAAAATTTACAACGACAGATTATGTAGGACAAATATCATGCATAATCTGGTTTATAAAGTGTAATTTTAGATGTTTGTATTGTTATAATAATAGTTTAGTTTATACAAAAAAGGGAAATTATAGTTTTTCTGAGATTTTAGAGTTTTTAAAATCAAGGGTTGGTTTACTTGATGCAGTTGTTTTAAGTGGTGGAGAAGCTAGTTTATATGACTTAGAAATCTTTTGTAAAAAGATAAAAGAGTTAGGTTTTAAAATAAAACTTGATACAAATGGAACAAATCTAAATCTAGTAAAAAATCTAACAAAAAAAGGTTTAGTTGATTTTATAGCTATTGATTTTAAAGCACCAAAATATAAATTTTTTCAAATTACAGCTACAAATTTTTATGAAAAAGTTATAGTTACTATAAAATATCTAATAAAAATAGGTTTTGATTTTGAACTAAGAACTACGATAAATACAAGGCTTTTAGATGAAAAAGATATAAATGATATGATAAAAACTATTAGTTGTTTAGATTATAAAGGTATTTACTATTTACAAAATTTTATAGAAACCTCATCAAATATAGGAAATATCAAAAAAAGTAGGGCTATAGATAAAAGTTTAATTGATAGTAAAAATCTAACTATTCAATACAGAAATTAA
- the nrdD gene encoding anaerobic ribonucleoside-triphosphate reductase, with the protein MTNQELLEKNSQKRTKCIIYTRVMGYHRPIESFNIGKKGEHKQRVKFTESKTNL; encoded by the coding sequence ATGACAAATCAAGAATTGCTTGAGAAAAATAGCCAAAAAAGAACTAAATGTATAATATATACTAGAGTTATGGGTTATCATAGACCAATTGAAAGCTTTAATATAGGAAAAAAAGGTGAACATAAACAAAGAGTTAAATTTACTGAATCAAAAACTAATTTATGA
- a CDS encoding ribonucleoside triphosphate reductase, translated as MIVEILKRDGTKQKFESYKIEDAIKKAFKSVNNKYDISVFFNVLFELKCKRVVAVEDIQDIIEKELFKARYFEVMKSFILYRHLHKIQREQILQINDDTTYINSTQTIQEYISGSDWRIKANSNTGYSHAGLINNSAGKIIANYWLDKIYTKEQGYAHRNGDYHIHDLDCLSGYCAGWSLRLLLDEGFNKVRGRVESDAPNHFREALGQMANFLGILQSEWAGAQAFSSFDTYLAPYVFKDKLEYKEIKKAIRSFIYNLNVPARWGQSPFTNITIDWTVPSDLKEQIPTRNQKHLFKNFYDEELLLEIQKKGLTSFEQLTYKDFQKEMNLINKAYYEIMTQGDKTGQPFTFPIPTVNITEEFDWYGENTDLLFENTAKIGSSYFQNFIGSQYKKDEKGNLIENIHAYKPGHVRSMCCRLQLDLRELLKRGGGLFGSAEMTGSIGVVTINMARLGYLYKNDINGLLKRLEELMDLAKESLEIKRKFINSMYERGLYPYTKRYLKSFNNHFSTIGVNGMNEMLKNYFGENINISTKIGNQFCIEILDFMRDKMLKFQEETGNLYNLEATPAEGTTYRFAKEDKKRYKDIIQAGFDKNIYYTNSSQLPVDFTEDPFEALELQDELQCKYTGGTVLHLYMREKISSTEACRKFVKNVISNFRLPYITVTPVFSICEIHGYIEGEHEFCPKCDEEILKKELKDDKSRIA; from the coding sequence ATGATTGTTGAAATACTAAAAAGAGATGGAACTAAACAAAAATTTGAATCTTATAAAATAGAAGATGCCATAAAAAAGGCTTTTAAAAGTGTAAATAACAAATATGATATTTCGGTATTTTTTAATGTTCTATTTGAATTAAAGTGTAAAAGAGTAGTTGCTGTTGAGGATATTCAAGATATTATTGAAAAAGAGTTATTTAAAGCTAGATATTTTGAAGTTATGAAATCTTTTATTTTATATAGACATCTCCATAAAATCCAAAGAGAACAAATTTTACAGATAAATGATGATACAACATATATAAACTCAACACAAACAATACAAGAGTATATATCTGGAAGTGATTGGAGAATAAAAGCAAATTCAAATACAGGATATTCTCACGCTGGACTTATAAATAATAGTGCTGGAAAAATAATAGCAAATTATTGGCTTGATAAAATCTACACTAAAGAGCAAGGATACGCCCATAGAAATGGTGATTATCATATACATGATTTGGATTGTTTGAGTGGATATTGTGCTGGTTGGAGTTTAAGACTTCTCCTTGATGAAGGATTTAATAAGGTGAGAGGAAGAGTAGAAAGTGATGCACCAAATCATTTTAGAGAAGCTTTAGGTCAAATGGCAAATTTTTTAGGAATACTTCAAAGTGAATGGGCAGGAGCTCAAGCTTTTAGCTCTTTTGATACATATCTTGCTCCTTATGTTTTCAAAGATAAACTTGAATATAAAGAGATAAAAAAAGCAATTAGAAGTTTTATTTACAATCTTAACGTTCCTGCACGTTGGGGACAAAGTCCTTTTACAAATATTACTATTGATTGGACGGTTCCAAGTGATTTGAAAGAGCAAATTCCAACAAGAAATCAAAAACATCTATTTAAAAACTTTTATGATGAAGAACTACTTTTAGAGATTCAAAAAAAAGGTTTAACTTCATTTGAACAGTTAACTTATAAAGATTTTCAAAAAGAGATGAATTTAATAAATAAAGCCTATTATGAAATAATGACACAAGGTGATAAAACAGGACAACCTTTTACTTTTCCAATTCCAACAGTAAATATAACTGAAGAGTTTGATTGGTATGGAGAAAATACAGATTTACTTTTTGAAAATACTGCAAAAATAGGAAGTTCTTATTTTCAAAATTTTATAGGAAGTCAATATAAAAAAGATGAAAAAGGGAATTTGATAGAAAATATTCATGCATACAAACCAGGACATGTAAGAAGTATGTGTTGTAGATTGCAACTTGATTTAAGAGAACTTCTAAAACGAGGTGGAGGTTTGTTTGGTAGTGCTGAAATGACTGGAAGTATTGGAGTTGTTACAATTAATATGGCAAGACTTGGATACTTATATAAAAATGATATAAATGGTTTATTAAAAAGATTAGAAGAGTTGATGGATTTAGCAAAAGAGAGTCTAGAAATAAAACGTAAATTTATAAATAGTATGTATGAAAGAGGACTTTATCCTTATACAAAAAGGTATTTAAAGAGTTTTAACAACCATTTTTCAACTATTGGAGTAAATGGTATGAATGAGATGTTAAAAAACTATTTTGGAGAAAATATTAATATTTCTACAAAAATAGGAAATCAATTTTGTATTGAAATATTAGATTTTATGAGAGATAAAATGCTCAAATTTCAAGAAGAAACAGGAAATTTATATAATCTTGAAGCAACACCAGCTGAAGGAACTACTTATAGATTTGCAAAAGAGGATAAAAAAAGATACAAAGATATTATTCAAGCTGGCTTTGATAAAAATATCTATTATACCAACTCTTCACAACTTCCTGTTGATTTTACTGAAGACCCATTTGAAGCCTTAGAGTTACAAGATGAGTTACAATGTAAATATACTGGTGGAACAGTACTTCATCTTTATATGAGAGAAAAAATCTCATCAACAGAAGCTTGTAGAAAATTTGTAAAAAATGTAATTTCAAATTTTAGATTGCCTTATATAACAGTAACTCCTGTATTTTCTATTTGTGAAATTCATGGATATATTGAGGGTGAGCATGAGTTTTGCCCAAAATGTGATGAAGAGATTTTAAAAAAGGAGTTAAAAGATGACAAATCAAGAATTGCTTGA
- the argF gene encoding ornithine carbamoyltransferase — protein sequence MRHFLTLADYSKEEILEILALAKQIKDETKRREFKDYMPKKTLGMIFEKSSTRTRVSFETGIYQLGGIGLFLSSNDIQLGRGEPMSDTSRVISRMVDMVMIRTFEQSKIEEFAKYSKVPVINGLTNEYHPVQLMADYMTIQEAGLTEDLVVAYVGDGNNMAHSWLNMAAKLGFELRIATPKGYEVDANILEKALEMAKNSGAKIIITNDPKEAIKDSTVVTTDTWVSMGQEDEKEKRVKDFAGYMVDSEMMKLAQEKAIFLHCLPAYRGYEVSDEVMESSQSLIFEEAENRLHAQKGVMVWLDRKRDEK from the coding sequence ATGAGACACTTCTTAACATTAGCTGACTATTCAAAAGAGGAAATCTTAGAAATACTTGCTTTAGCTAAACAAATCAAAGATGAAACCAAACGAAGAGAATTTAAAGATTATATGCCTAAAAAAACATTAGGTATGATTTTTGAAAAAAGCTCTACTAGAACAAGAGTATCTTTTGAAACGGGGATTTATCAGTTAGGTGGTATTGGTTTATTTCTTTCATCAAATGATATCCAATTAGGTAGAGGTGAACCTATGAGTGATACATCTAGAGTAATTTCTAGAATGGTAGATATGGTGATGATTAGAACTTTTGAACAATCTAAAATTGAAGAATTTGCAAAATATTCAAAAGTTCCTGTAATAAATGGTTTAACAAATGAATACCACCCTGTTCAACTTATGGCTGATTATATGACTATCCAAGAAGCTGGTCTAACTGAAGATTTAGTTGTTGCTTATGTTGGTGATGGTAATAATATGGCTCATTCATGGCTAAATATGGCTGCAAAACTTGGTTTTGAACTTAGAATTGCAACGCCTAAAGGTTATGAAGTAGATGCAAATATTTTAGAAAAAGCTCTTGAAATGGCAAAAAATAGTGGTGCAAAAATCATTATAACAAATGACCCAAAAGAGGCTATTAAAGACTCAACAGTTGTTACAACAGATACTTGGGTTTCTATGGGTCAAGAAGATGAAAAAGAGAAAAGAGTAAAAGATTTTGCTGGTTATATGGTTGATAGTGAAATGATGAAATTAGCACAAGAAAAAGCTATTTTCTTACATTGTTTACCTGCATATAGAGGCTATGAAGTTAGTGATGAAGTAATGGAAAGTTCTCAAAGTCTTATTTTTGAAGAAGCTGAAAATAGATTACATGCACAAAAAGGTGTAATGGTTTGGCTTGATAGAAAAAGAGATGAAAAATAA
- the hemN gene encoding oxygen-independent coproporphyrinogen III oxidase, with protein sequence MIDFVKFIKYSKPGPRYTSYPTAPEFSETFTQEDLKEYYKNQSDDRALSLYIHMPFCRSACYFCGCNTIFTSKEDKKTRYIEYLKKELNILKNHLNTKRVVTQMHFGGGTPTYFSPSQLEEVITVIKEIFPNFSSDAEISCEVDPRYFTVEHMNVLKAGGCNRLSFGVQDLDEEVQKTIHRIQPFELTQNVIKIAREAGIHSVNTDLIYGLPHQTKESFKKTLEKMITLNTDRFAVFNYAHVPWLMKTMRKFDETTFPQPQEKLEMLKDTIDFFTSNGYKMVGMDHFAKPEDELFKAIEKGELHRNFQGYTTKGGADLIGIGLTSIGNGVDYYAQNFKDLEPWENAIDNGDLPVFKGYRLSDDDQLRQFVIMELMSNFSLNIKRVEEQFKIDFKDYFSDALEALKEFEDAQLLKISDDKIEVSQTGTMLIRNICMPFDAYLNKIPEEKRRFSKTI encoded by the coding sequence ATGATAGATTTTGTTAAATTTATCAAATATTCAAAACCAGGACCTAGATATACTTCATATCCAACAGCCCCTGAATTTAGTGAAACTTTCACACAAGAAGATTTAAAAGAGTATTACAAAAATCAAAGTGATGATAGAGCTTTATCACTTTATATTCATATGCCATTTTGTAGAAGTGCATGTTATTTTTGTGGTTGTAATACAATTTTTACTTCAAAAGAAGATAAAAAAACTAGATATATTGAGTATTTAAAAAAAGAATTAAATATCTTAAAAAATCATCTAAATACAAAAAGAGTTGTAACGCAAATGCATTTTGGAGGAGGAACACCTACATATTTTTCTCCTTCTCAATTAGAAGAAGTTATAACTGTAATTAAAGAGATTTTTCCAAATTTTAGTTCTGATGCAGAAATCTCTTGTGAAGTAGACCCAAGATATTTTACTGTTGAACATATGAATGTTTTAAAAGCTGGTGGTTGTAATCGTTTGAGTTTTGGAGTTCAAGATTTAGATGAAGAAGTTCAAAAAACTATTCATAGAATTCAACCTTTTGAATTAACTCAAAATGTTATAAAAATTGCAAGAGAAGCTGGAATTCACTCTGTAAATACTGACTTAATTTATGGATTACCACATCAAACTAAAGAAAGTTTCAAAAAAACTTTAGAAAAGATGATTACACTTAATACTGATAGATTTGCAGTATTTAATTATGCTCATGTTCCTTGGCTTATGAAGACTATGAGAAAATTTGATGAAACAACTTTTCCACAACCTCAAGAAAAACTAGAGATGTTAAAAGATACTATTGATTTCTTTACATCAAACGGTTATAAAATGGTTGGAATGGACCACTTTGCAAAACCAGAAGATGAATTATTTAAAGCAATTGAAAAAGGTGAATTACATAGAAATTTTCAAGGATATACAACTAAAGGTGGAGCTGATTTAATAGGAATTGGACTTACATCTATTGGAAATGGTGTTGATTATTATGCGCAAAATTTCAAAGACTTAGAGCCTTGGGAAAATGCAATTGATAATGGAGATTTACCAGTATTTAAAGGTTATAGATTAAGTGATGATGACCAATTAAGACAATTTGTAATCATGGAACTTATGAGTAACTTCTCTTTGAATATAAAAAGAGTTGAAGAACAATTTAAAATAGACTTTAAAGATTATTTTAGTGATGCACTAGAAGCTTTAAAAGAGTTTGAAGATGCGCAACTTCTAAAAATAAGTGATGATAAAATTGAAGTTTCACAAACAGGAACTATGCTTATTAGAAATATTTGTATGCCATTTGATGCATATTTAAATAAAATTCCTGAAGAAAAAAGAAGATTTTCTAAAACTATTTAA
- a CDS encoding PLDc N-terminal domain-containing protein: protein MTGILVSSFLMIFVVFSFVLYIYILIDILRHEFTGYNKIIWIIVIICFPILGALLYLVFGRGQRVKK, encoded by the coding sequence ATGACAGGAATTTTAGTCTCTTCTTTTTTGATGATATTTGTAGTTTTCTCTTTCGTTTTATATATTTATATTTTAATAGATATTTTAAGACATGAGTTTACAGGTTATAATAAAATTATTTGGATAATAGTAATCATTTGTTTTCCTATTTTAGGAGCTCTGTTATATTTGGTTTTTGGAAGAGGACAAAGAGTAAAAAAGTAG
- a CDS encoding tetraacyldisaccharide 4'-kinase, whose amino-acid sequence MKQKLHLWIEEYLFFPNNFQKIISFLLIPLTFIYMLIILTKRAMAKEIEFGIPVISIGNIIVGGSGKTPVTINLASKYEDVCVILRGYGRASKGLQIVSLRGKILLDVKSSGDEAMLLANSLPKATVIVSEDRVKAILKAKELACKIVFLDDGFSKYQISKFNILLRPKDEPTNIFCLPSGGYREPKSFYASADLELLEGRDFKRVITIKKDGKVCELPSRTLLLTAISKPKRLLEYLPKDIKMVSFPDHYTFTKEDISNIQEEYKDFSFLTTGKDLVKLKEFKIKNLYLMDLEIEISSNVDFSLLDEYLKSFEKEF is encoded by the coding sequence TTGAAACAAAAATTACATCTATGGATTGAAGAGTATCTCTTCTTTCCAAATAACTTTCAAAAAATTATCTCGTTTTTACTAATTCCTCTAACTTTTATTTATATGCTAATTATTCTTACAAAAAGAGCAATGGCTAAAGAGATAGAGTTTGGAATTCCTGTTATTTCAATTGGAAATATAATTGTTGGAGGAAGTGGAAAAACTCCAGTTACAATAAATCTTGCATCAAAATATGAAGATGTTTGTGTAATTTTAAGAGGTTATGGAAGAGCTTCAAAGGGATTGCAAATTGTTAGTTTAAGAGGGAAAATCTTACTTGACGTAAAATCAAGTGGAGATGAGGCAATGCTTTTAGCAAATTCTTTACCAAAAGCTACAGTAATTGTGAGTGAAGATAGAGTAAAAGCTATTTTAAAAGCAAAAGAGTTAGCTTGTAAAATAGTATTTTTGGATGATGGATTTTCTAAATATCAAATCTCAAAATTTAATATTTTACTTCGACCAAAAGATGAACCAACAAATATTTTTTGTTTACCAAGTGGTGGATATAGAGAACCAAAAAGTTTTTATGCAAGTGCTGATTTAGAATTACTTGAAGGAAGAGATTTTAAAAGAGTTATAACTATTAAAAAAGATGGAAAAGTTTGTGAACTTCCTTCTAGAACTCTTTTATTAACAGCAATTTCAAAACCTAAAAGATTGCTTGAGTATTTACCAAAAGATATAAAAATGGTTTCATTTCCAGATCATTATACTTTTACAAAAGAAGATATTTCTAATATTCAAGAAGAGTATAAAGATTTCTCATTTCTTACAACAGGAAAAGATTTGGTAAAGTTAAAAGAGTTTAAAATAAAAAATCTATATTTAATGGATTTAGAAATAGAGATTTCATCGAATGTAGATTTTTCTTTATTAGATGAATATTTAAAAAGTTTTGAAAAGGAGTTTTAA
- a CDS encoding DegT/DnrJ/EryC1/StrS family aminotransferase encodes MKKIPIFRASVDSDELNQLKQVLDSKEFLSKVLEFEESIEKFIGAKYAIATATSTAAIHLALSAIKLKRGDKILMSVNSFVNLPEVVRHFDAEPIFVDINPDDMNIDLDKFEEVLKENDSKKLRGAIITFVGGQTPDLDRLYDIVEKYGIILIEDCRSSLGATYKGKMVGNLRADMTIFSTNPSISRYAVSRSGLIVTNNEEIANRAKLLRTHALTTTYDSYGNLDYVYDVVDIGHKYDLSELDAAYALAQLNKTDKFVKRRKEIAALYKKRLTGVKHIEIPAYTDDNIFTQFIIKVSRNRDAFARALKERGVSTGLNYIPLHLLSYYKTKYSIKITAFPNALNNYQQILSLPIYASLTDEEANYVCDKVIEVASSWI; translated from the coding sequence ATGAAAAAAATACCTATATTTAGAGCATCAGTTGATAGTGATGAATTAAATCAATTAAAACAAGTACTTGATTCAAAAGAGTTTTTATCTAAAGTTTTAGAATTTGAAGAGAGTATCGAAAAATTCATTGGTGCTAAATATGCTATTGCAACTGCAACTTCAACAGCTGCTATTCATCTTGCTTTAAGTGCTATAAAACTTAAAAGAGGTGATAAGATACTTATGTCTGTAAACTCTTTTGTAAATTTACCTGAAGTTGTTAGACATTTTGATGCAGAACCTATTTTTGTTGATATAAATCCTGATGATATGAATATTGATTTAGATAAATTTGAAGAAGTTTTAAAAGAGAATGATTCAAAAAAATTAAGAGGTGCTATTATTACTTTTGTTGGTGGTCAAACTCCTGATTTAGATAGATTATATGATATTGTTGAAAAATATGGAATTATATTAATTGAAGATTGTAGATCAAGTTTAGGTGCAACTTATAAAGGTAAAATGGTTGGTAATTTAAGAGCTGATATGACGATTTTTTCAACAAATCCTTCTATCTCAAGATATGCAGTTAGTAGATCAGGTTTAATTGTAACAAATAATGAAGAAATAGCAAATAGAGCAAAACTTTTAAGAACTCATGCTCTTACAACAACATATGATAGTTATGGAAATTTAGATTATGTTTATGATGTTGTTGATATTGGACATAAATATGATTTATCAGAACTTGATGCTGCTTATGCTTTAGCTCAGTTAAATAAAACTGATAAGTTTGTAAAAAGAAGAAAAGAGATAGCTGCTTTATATAAAAAAAGATTAACGGGTGTGAAGCATATAGAAATTCCAGCTTATACGGACGATAATATATTTACACAATTTATCATAAAAGTTTCAAGAAATAGAGATGCTTTTGCTAGAGCTTTAAAAGAAAGAGGTGTTTCAACAGGACTTAACTATATACCTTTACATCTTTTATCTTATTATAAAACAAAATATTCTATTAAAATTACAGCATTCCCTAATGCTTTAAATAACTATCAACAAATTTTATCTTTACCAATTTATGCAAGTTTAACTGATGAAGAAGCAAATTATGTTTGTGATAAAGTTATTGAAGTTGCATCTTCTTGGATATAA
- a CDS encoding NAD+ synthase — protein sequence MKNWKKIKEDLIFFLKNEVSNAGLNKVTVGLSGGLDSAVVAVLCQEAFKENLNCVLMPSQFSSQSSIDDAIELCEKFDIKYEIISIEPMVSSFIKNMNEDKLRIGNFSARMRMAVLYDVSSREKSLVVGTSNKSEILLGYGTIFGDTACAINPIGEIYKSDEFEFAKILGVTDAILNKAPSADLWEGQSDEAELGHTYKQMDDLLKLMIDENKSKEELIKLGFEEEFIDKINHRVKANAFKGKLPTIAKIKWS from the coding sequence GTGAAAAATTGGAAAAAAATTAAGGAGGATTTAATATTTTTCTTAAAAAATGAAGTTTCTAATGCAGGACTTAATAAAGTAACTGTTGGCTTATCTGGTGGCTTAGATTCAGCTGTTGTTGCTGTTTTATGTCAAGAAGCATTTAAAGAAAATTTAAATTGTGTTTTAATGCCTTCACAATTCTCTTCACAAAGTTCAATTGATGATGCTATTGAACTTTGTGAAAAGTTTGATATTAAGTATGAGATTATTTCAATAGAACCAATGGTTAGTAGTTTTATAAAAAATATGAATGAAGATAAGCTTAGAATTGGAAACTTCTCTGCAAGAATGAGAATGGCTGTTTTATATGATGTATCTTCAAGAGAAAAATCTTTAGTTGTTGGAACTTCAAATAAAAGTGAGATACTTTTAGGATATGGAACTATTTTTGGAGATACGGCTTGTGCTATTAATCCAATAGGGGAAATTTATAAAAGTGATGAGTTTGAATTTGCAAAAATATTAGGCGTTACAGATGCAATTTTAAATAAAGCTCCAAGTGCTGATTTATGGGAAGGTCAAAGTGATGAAGCAGAACTTGGCCATACATATAAACAAATGGATGATTTATTGAAATTAATGATTGATGAAAATAAATCAAAAGAAGAGTTAATAAAATTAGGCTTTGAAGAAGAGTTTATAGATAAAATTAACCATAGAGTTAAAGCAAATGCTTTTAAAGGTAAATTACCAACAATAGCAAAAATAAAATGGAGTTAA
- a CDS encoding (2Fe-2S)-binding protein has product MAKSFPHSFEVCTCKHVTLGEIIYAIKEKGAKTLEDIENITDAGTCCKSCKNSQSDIGVEKMELYIETILNKFNKE; this is encoded by the coding sequence ATGGCTAAAAGTTTTCCACATTCATTTGAAGTTTGTACTTGTAAACATGTAACTTTAGGTGAAATAATATATGCAATAAAAGAAAAAGGTGCTAAAACCTTAGAAGATATAGAAAATATTACAGATGCAGGAACTTGTTGTAAGTCTTGTAAAAATTCACAAAGTGATATTGGTGTAGAGAAAATGGAGCTTTATATAGAAACAATTTTAAATAAATTTAACAAAGAATAA
- a CDS encoding (2Fe-2S)-binding protein, producing the protein MLGFKKSYEVCNCKKVTINQIKDAIINKNALTLSEIQDITTAGTECRFCIFPEGDFGKMKKKIYCKDILNEIKKEMING; encoded by the coding sequence TTGTTAGGGTTTAAAAAATCTTATGAAGTTTGTAATTGTAAAAAAGTGACAATAAATCAAATCAAAGATGCAATTATTAATAAAAATGCTTTAACTCTTAGTGAAATACAAGATATAACAACAGCAGGAACAGAGTGTAGGTTTTGTATTTTTCCTGAGGGTGATTTTGGAAAAATGAAAAAAAAGATTTATTGTAAAGATATTTTAAATGAAATAAAAAAAGAGATGATTAATGGCTAA
- a CDS encoding DnaJ domain-containing protein, whose protein sequence is MEIIVLIVVIAILFLIGKNYKTEEFKNINLKRKEIFQGDLMHHEAGLLVALMAKVSKADGKVCELEAEVLKHTFTDISNHFENQEEIREKLKVLYEKEKQSFDNLIDICNKLYSLTKHDYNKRVKIMEYLLNLAFIDKEFSNTEKMITEDISNALKVKLEDFDNLIKTFESFYAQQAMNKSLSLENAYDILGSKPSDDDATLKKNYRNLVKKHHPDIISGQGATQSIIDEATQKLQEINEAYEIIKKDRGI, encoded by the coding sequence ATGGAAATTATAGTTTTAATAGTTGTTATAGCAATTTTATTTCTAATAGGAAAAAATTATAAAACTGAAGAATTTAAAAATATAAATTTGAAAAGAAAAGAGATTTTTCAAGGTGATTTGATGCATCATGAAGCTGGACTTTTAGTTGCATTAATGGCGAAAGTTTCAAAAGCAGATGGGAAAGTTTGTGAGTTAGAAGCTGAAGTTTTAAAACATACATTTACTGATATTTCAAATCACTTTGAAAATCAAGAAGAAATAAGAGAAAAACTAAAAGTTTTATATGAAAAAGAGAAGCAAAGTTTTGATAATTTAATAGATATTTGTAATAAATTATACAGTTTAACAAAACATGATTATAATAAACGAGTTAAAATTATGGAATATCTTTTGAATTTAGCCTTTATTGATAAAGAGTTTTCAAATACAGAAAAGATGATTACTGAAGATATTTCAAATGCTTTAAAGGTTAAATTGGAAGATTTTGATAATTTAATCAAAACTTTTGAATCTTTTTATGCTCAACAAGCTATGAATAAGTCATTAAGTTTAGAAAATGCTTATGATATTTTAGGGTCAAAACCTTCAGATGATGATGCAACACTAAAGAAAAATTATAGAAATTTAGTAAAAAAACATCATCCTGATATTATCTCGGGGCAGGGGGCAACTCAAAGTATTATTGATGAAGCAACACAAAAACTTCAAGAGATAAATGAAGCTTATGAAATAATCAAAAAAGATAGAGGTATATGA